The following coding sequences are from one Lujinxingia vulgaris window:
- a CDS encoding vWA domain-containing protein, which produces MPYSHTTRARHVRPLLFLAAAALSLPACNFFEDPNFVEAEPGVLLQRVRGGNNGNGQGNGNGQNQGGESSEDGETYVGLDFVTTGPDGQPVGCSESDPEVAIELSFEGPDSGFEAVDTSTIAACGQTGAADVVLVVDNSGSQESVLQRTEESARSFAAQVLAAGGRVGIVRVSTHSRVLTELTDDQAIIDAAIDQLFVENGWTSLYDGIRMGNEVLGRALGTAAAEAHEDLDDFCQARRPFAVVAFTDGRDNNSSDEELATPESDGIDTTLNELFDLNIDGIRTPVYTVGLGLEPDHEKLTQLAQATGGTHLESFGEGALNISLGAIAEYPYATHRVCAQTSRKGCGVAWARVFYGGNGASDSFYEDGEVREVHIPCPHAAPAGRSVGILLKLSHPSIERATAARIARNAVSWATPVFSPRVLVVRDRAHNEHYADDPLFITELLEEGGFDVTFINEPNGGLSNGILKDYDVVWFSNPDQPLSRKNTLLSLLKFAGDGGGVILSGDDMTYSRFQSFPMTNLLHLEHESKGAYTCEQYTDRDEGGQWQVSLNATDHPVLAGVSQTSFAYGYSLDHATALDRGEEVLASATFTDGTCEKTVPVIVAFSAN; this is translated from the coding sequence ATGCCGTACTCGCACACGACCCGAGCGCGCCACGTGCGCCCGCTGCTTTTTCTGGCGGCTGCGGCGCTGAGCCTTCCGGCATGCAACTTTTTTGAAGATCCCAACTTCGTCGAAGCCGAGCCCGGCGTGCTGCTGCAACGCGTGCGCGGGGGCAACAACGGCAATGGCCAGGGCAACGGCAATGGCCAGAACCAGGGTGGTGAGTCATCGGAAGATGGCGAGACCTACGTCGGTCTGGATTTTGTGACGACCGGGCCCGACGGCCAACCGGTGGGCTGCTCCGAGAGCGACCCCGAGGTCGCCATTGAGCTCTCCTTTGAGGGGCCGGATTCCGGCTTTGAAGCCGTCGACACCTCGACCATCGCCGCCTGCGGTCAGACCGGCGCGGCCGATGTTGTGCTGGTCGTCGACAACTCCGGCTCCCAGGAGTCGGTGCTCCAGCGCACTGAAGAATCCGCCCGGAGCTTTGCGGCGCAGGTGCTTGCCGCCGGCGGTCGGGTCGGCATCGTCCGCGTCTCCACCCACTCGCGCGTGCTCACCGAGCTGACCGACGACCAGGCCATCATCGACGCGGCCATCGACCAGCTCTTTGTCGAAAACGGCTGGACCTCGCTCTACGACGGCATCCGCATGGGCAATGAGGTATTGGGCCGCGCCCTGGGCACTGCCGCAGCCGAGGCCCACGAGGATCTCGACGATTTCTGCCAGGCCCGCCGCCCCTTCGCCGTGGTGGCCTTCACCGACGGTCGCGACAACAACTCCTCCGACGAAGAGCTCGCCACGCCCGAGAGCGACGGCATCGACACCACCCTCAATGAGCTCTTCGACCTGAACATCGACGGCATTAGAACCCCGGTCTACACCGTGGGCCTGGGCCTTGAGCCTGACCACGAGAAACTCACTCAACTTGCGCAGGCCACCGGCGGTACCCACCTGGAGAGCTTCGGCGAGGGCGCGCTGAACATCTCGTTGGGCGCGATCGCGGAGTACCCCTATGCGACCCACCGCGTCTGCGCGCAGACCTCCCGCAAGGGCTGCGGCGTGGCCTGGGCGCGCGTCTTCTACGGCGGCAACGGCGCAAGCGACAGCTTTTATGAAGATGGCGAAGTCCGCGAGGTGCACATCCCCTGCCCGCACGCCGCACCGGCGGGCCGCTCGGTGGGCATCCTGCTCAAGCTCTCCCACCCCTCGATCGAGCGCGCCACCGCCGCGCGCATCGCCCGCAACGCCGTCTCCTGGGCCACCCCCGTCTTCTCACCGCGTGTGCTCGTGGTACGCGACCGTGCCCACAACGAGCATTACGCCGACGATCCCCTCTTCATCACCGAGCTCCTCGAAGAAGGTGGCTTCGACGTGACCTTCATCAACGAGCCCAACGGCGGCCTGAGCAACGGCATCCTTAAAGATTACGACGTCGTCTGGTTCTCCAACCCCGACCAGCCCCTGAGCCGCAAGAACACGCTGCTCTCCCTGCTGAAGTTCGCCGGCGACGGCGGCGGCGTCATCCTCTCGGGCGACGACATGACCTACTCGCGCTTCCAGTCCTTCCCCATGACCAACCTCCTGCACCTGGAGCACGAGTCGAAGGGCGCCTACACCTGCGAGCAGTACACCGACCGCGATGAAGGCGGCCAGTGGCAGGTCTCCCTCAACGCCACCGACCACCCCGTGCTCGCCGGCGTCTCCCAGACCAGCTTCGCCTACGGCTACTCCCTCGACCACGCCACCGCCCTCGACCGTGGCGAAGAAGTCCTTGCCTCGGCGACCTTCACAGACGGCACGTGCGAGAAGACCGTACCGGTGATCGTGGCCTTCTCCGCGAACTGA
- a CDS encoding cupin domain-containing protein, producing the protein MTRERISFFDIPEALPQEEEFFETLAAGEGVRVERIISHGHTTPEGQWYDQELDEWVLLTRGEATLEWEDGTQTRLVAGSAVFIAAHQRHRVVATSSDPPCVWLAVHGKMSPS; encoded by the coding sequence ATGACGCGCGAGCGTATTTCTTTTTTCGATATCCCCGAGGCGTTGCCTCAAGAGGAGGAGTTTTTCGAGACTCTGGCCGCTGGCGAGGGGGTGCGCGTGGAGCGCATCATCTCGCACGGGCACACCACACCGGAGGGGCAGTGGTACGACCAGGAGCTCGATGAGTGGGTGTTGCTCACGCGTGGCGAGGCGACGCTCGAGTGGGAGGACGGCACGCAGACCCGTCTGGTGGCGGGGAGCGCGGTGTTCATCGCCGCGCATCAGCGGCATCGGGTGGTGGCGACGAGCAGCGATCCGCCCTGTGTGTGGTTGGCGGTGCACGGGAAAATGTCGCCGTCCTGA
- a CDS encoding poly-gamma-glutamate biosynthesis protein PgsC/CapC yields the protein MGDAALHIFPGGGFDSSILTIVFLGLLLRWMLTETLGYTFVGLVVPGYLASVALISPTSAAVAMLEAVVTYGLVWLLSEGMGKLGVWSVVFGRDRFYAFLVMSIIVRVLGELWVWPALWVPLAAAIGVSPYAPGPLNSVGLVIVPLAANMFWKVGLRRGAWQVLMPTAVVYAATRWGLLAYTNLRVAEFQVHYEDIAIDLFASPKAYIILLVTAALAGRINIKVGWDFGGILIPALIAIAWFDVFKALWTFGEAIGLALLAGALLRSGPLRKLNMEGPRKIIFVFSVGYFIKFALAWAMFLGAPQVRTIDFFGFGYLLASLLALKIVQKKNIVMVVVPTALVSIVGFVLGGVLASVLVGPGPVRDDEVRVERLDASEQGRGTLEAELLRRSALAGGAAGGRALSAMDVERYAELGELAEVSSAREGIARAEIAQLAATLELEVAVVDDGKGVAFVVAEKLARYPDVRGLGVLVVRPGRRGPVVQVPDAGGDPLVVSAALRVGEEVDARALIFGARAKMSSGRELDPLSDASSPHQRMMRAWREHDVLQLRRAALESRGIWMGRAVDSAFPVGVVSGRLPGLKVRWDVAPGTDRTREIARGAHVTLMLGRAQMVRLAAWGADTDEPTASAVVSLRAYVAGLIEGPERAVAAHLRELGEAPSAAEIEAVQRGVIEPLVAMGRSGFPRFVAGRELAAARRVGGAVGLTLEQLRDDRGGCWWAVREKGAEADEVVALRGFGVVLLRCEAGAPLMVSAPYARPEAGTWAAAALMADTLQARALALGSAWRGEVGVLGDPLKDPSLLLATQRVLQLGEPDDAAWVLQVRGLAEGRQVEGAGLLSFDQALSVGELEADAAALHSALARSGLRLELDQGQLRFAELRGLEDVGAAMARAAAPGRFARVWLDADQRRALRLGLSAEVLERALARVARQERLVRQGLLERMGSQPLEGADLANEALSETLWQALQTHTRRFAYTRNPLDLLAALQLLEAEQRSYEVVVDEAREQSWLVVTTGTSGELWRALRLDAVVDGDEGTELRLRPGQRPDALALALASAIFVERLPAPAPVPGAEPQEAP from the coding sequence GTGGGTGATGCGGCGCTGCACATCTTTCCGGGGGGCGGCTTTGATAGCTCGATCCTCACGATCGTCTTTCTGGGGCTCCTGCTGCGGTGGATGCTCACCGAGACGCTGGGCTACACCTTCGTGGGTCTGGTCGTCCCCGGGTACCTCGCCAGCGTTGCGCTGATCTCGCCGACCAGCGCGGCGGTGGCGATGTTGGAGGCGGTGGTCACCTACGGGCTTGTGTGGTTGCTCTCGGAGGGGATGGGCAAGCTCGGGGTGTGGTCGGTGGTGTTCGGGCGCGACCGCTTTTACGCCTTTCTGGTGATGAGCATCATCGTGCGGGTGCTCGGCGAGCTGTGGGTGTGGCCGGCGTTGTGGGTGCCGCTGGCCGCGGCGATCGGGGTGTCGCCCTATGCACCCGGGCCGCTCAATTCGGTGGGGCTTGTGATTGTGCCGCTCGCCGCCAACATGTTCTGGAAGGTGGGGTTGAGGCGCGGGGCCTGGCAGGTGCTCATGCCCACGGCGGTGGTATACGCGGCCACACGCTGGGGGTTGCTGGCGTATACGAACCTGCGGGTGGCCGAGTTTCAGGTGCATTACGAAGACATCGCCATCGATCTCTTCGCCTCACCCAAGGCTTACATCATCTTGCTGGTGACGGCGGCGTTGGCCGGGCGCATCAACATCAAGGTGGGGTGGGATTTTGGCGGGATCTTGATCCCGGCGCTCATCGCGATCGCCTGGTTCGATGTGTTCAAGGCGCTGTGGACCTTTGGGGAGGCCATCGGGCTTGCGCTTCTGGCCGGCGCGCTTTTGCGCAGCGGGCCGCTGCGTAAGTTGAATATGGAGGGGCCGCGCAAGATCATTTTTGTGTTCAGCGTGGGCTACTTCATCAAGTTTGCGCTGGCGTGGGCGATGTTTCTGGGGGCGCCGCAGGTGCGCACGATCGACTTCTTCGGGTTCGGGTATTTGCTGGCGAGTCTGCTGGCGCTGAAGATCGTGCAGAAGAAGAACATCGTGATGGTGGTGGTGCCCACGGCGTTGGTGAGCATCGTGGGCTTTGTGCTCGGCGGTGTGCTGGCCAGCGTACTGGTGGGGCCGGGGCCGGTGCGCGACGATGAGGTGCGCGTGGAGCGCCTCGACGCCAGCGAGCAGGGACGAGGCACGCTGGAGGCGGAGCTCTTAAGGCGCAGTGCGCTTGCGGGCGGGGCAGCCGGCGGGCGCGCGCTGAGCGCGATGGATGTGGAGCGCTACGCGGAGCTCGGGGAGCTGGCCGAGGTGTCGTCGGCGCGCGAAGGCATCGCGCGGGCGGAGATCGCGCAGCTGGCCGCGACGCTGGAGCTGGAGGTCGCGGTGGTCGACGACGGCAAGGGCGTGGCTTTTGTCGTGGCCGAGAAGTTGGCGCGTTACCCGGACGTGCGCGGGTTGGGGGTGTTGGTGGTGCGTCCGGGGCGGCGAGGGCCGGTGGTGCAGGTGCCCGACGCCGGGGGGGATCCGTTGGTCGTGAGTGCGGCGTTGCGGGTTGGCGAGGAAGTCGATGCGCGGGCGTTGATCTTTGGCGCGCGGGCAAAAATGAGCAGCGGGCGAGAGCTCGACCCGCTCAGCGACGCGAGCTCGCCGCATCAGCGGATGATGCGGGCCTGGCGCGAGCATGATGTGTTGCAACTTCGGCGCGCGGCGCTTGAGTCGCGGGGGATCTGGATGGGGCGCGCGGTGGATTCGGCCTTTCCGGTGGGTGTGGTCAGCGGGCGTCTGCCCGGGCTGAAGGTGCGCTGGGATGTGGCGCCGGGCACTGACCGCACCCGCGAGATCGCGCGCGGGGCGCACGTCACGCTGATGCTGGGGCGCGCGCAGATGGTGCGGCTTGCGGCCTGGGGGGCGGATACCGATGAGCCGACTGCGAGCGCGGTGGTGAGCCTGCGCGCCTATGTGGCGGGGCTGATCGAGGGGCCCGAGCGGGCGGTCGCGGCGCATCTTCGGGAGCTGGGGGAGGCGCCGAGCGCCGCAGAGATCGAGGCGGTGCAGCGCGGGGTGATTGAGCCGCTGGTGGCGATGGGGCGAAGCGGGTTTCCGCGCTTTGTGGCGGGCCGGGAGCTTGCCGCCGCGCGGCGGGTTGGCGGGGCGGTGGGGCTTACGCTGGAGCAGCTACGCGACGACCGAGGTGGGTGCTGGTGGGCGGTGCGCGAGAAGGGCGCTGAGGCCGACGAGGTTGTTGCGCTGCGCGGCTTTGGCGTGGTTCTGCTGCGCTGCGAAGCGGGCGCTCCGCTGATGGTGAGCGCGCCTTACGCGCGGCCCGAGGCCGGGACCTGGGCGGCGGCCGCGCTGATGGCCGACACGTTGCAGGCCCGCGCGTTGGCGCTGGGGAGCGCCTGGCGAGGCGAGGTGGGCGTGTTGGGCGATCCTCTTAAAGATCCCTCGCTGCTGCTGGCCACCCAGCGTGTGTTGCAGCTCGGGGAGCCCGATGACGCGGCCTGGGTGCTGCAGGTGCGCGGGCTGGCCGAGGGGCGGCAGGTGGAGGGGGCGGGGCTTTTGAGCTTTGATCAGGCCCTGAGCGTGGGTGAGCTGGAGGCGGATGCGGCCGCGCTGCACAGCGCGCTGGCGCGCTCCGGACTGAGGCTGGAGCTCGACCAGGGGCAGCTGCGTTTTGCCGAGCTGCGCGGTCTGGAGGATGTCGGCGCGGCGATGGCGCGGGCGGCGGCGCCGGGGCGTTTTGCCCGGGTGTGGCTCGATGCAGATCAGCGCCGCGCGCTGCGGCTGGGCCTGAGCGCCGAGGTGTTGGAGCGGGCGCTCGCCAGGGTTGCTCGCCAGGAACGCCTGGTGCGTCAGGGGCTTCTCGAGCGCATGGGGAGCCAACCTCTTGAGGGTGCCGATCTGGCGAACGAGGCGCTCAGTGAGACCCTGTGGCAGGCCCTCCAGACCCATACCCGCCGCTTTGCCTACACACGAAACCCCCTCGACCTCCTCGCCGCGCTGCAACTCCTGGAGGCAGAGCAACGCAGCTACGAGGTCGTGGTCGATGAGGCCCGGGAGCAGAGCTGGCTGGTGGTCACGACCGGCACCTCTGGCGAGCTCTGGCGAGCGCTGCGCCTTGACGCCGTTGTGGATGGCGACGAGGGCACCGAGCTCCGGCTGCGCCCCGGTCAGCGCCCCGACGCGCTGGCGCTGGCGTTGGCCTCGGCGATCTTCGTTGAGCGTTTGCCCGCGCCCGCGCCTGTTCCGGGGGCCGAGCCGCAGGAGGCGCCATGA